The following is a genomic window from Sedimenticola thiotaurini.
ACCATCGGGCTGTTCCGGATACGCTGTACATCCTCCAGCACGCTTTGCGCCTGGTCACTGATGGTCAGCCAGTTGATGTACTTGCCGTCAGTGGTTCCACCGCCGGCATTGCTGTCGTGCCAGCCGTCTGCATCTACCGTGGCGGTTTTCAGGCTGCCGGACAGCAGATCCCCCATGATCTCGTTGGTGAAGGTCTCCATGCCGCAATCGGTGTGGTGGATGACAAACCACTCCCGGGTGCCGAGCAACTTGTAGGAGATCACCAGGGAGCGGATTGCGTCGTCACTGGCCCGGCCGCCGGCGTTGCGGATCACATGGGCATCACCCTCGGCGAGGCCGGCATACTTGGCTGGGTCAAGTCGGGCGTCCATACAGGTGAGAATGGCGAACTGGCGTCCCGGGGGCATGGGCAGATTACCCTTGTCACCAAACTCTGCTGCGTAACTGCTATTGGCGGACAGTACCTCTTTGACGATGTTACTCATTTTGTTACTCCTCTCTGGTTTATAGCATCCTGTAAGATCAGGATTTTTGTTATGGCTTTTTGCCGGAACCCCGTGGGTTACCGGGTGCAGGGCTTGAACAGTACCTGTGTCGGGTGACTGCAAACCATTATCATTATAGGAGCTGCTGCCAGGATAGGGAGGGGTCTTTACCTTGTTTGTCAGATGGGATTTTGCACGGTAAAAAAAGGGGCGCCCATCGCTGATGGGCGCCCCGGTGGTATGGGTTAACGGCTCTGATCAGGCCTGGGCATATTTGGCCTTGGCTTCACGACGACGGGCATGCAGCACCGGTTCGGTGTAACCGCTGGGCTGCTCGCAACCCTTGAACACCAGGTCACAGGCGGCCTGGAAGGCAACACCATCGAACTCCGGTGCCATGTTCCGGTAGTTCGGGTCGCCGGCATTCTGCCGGTCCACCACGGCGGCCATCCGTTTCAGGGTCTCCATCACCTGCGCTTCGCTGCAGATGCCGTGACGCAGCCAGTTGGCGATGTGCTGGCTGGAGATACGCAGGGTGGCGCGATCCTCCATCAGGCCCACATCGTTGATATCCGGCACTTTGGAGCAGCCGATACCCTGGTCAATCCAGCGCACCACATAACCCAGGATACCCTGGGCATTGTTATCCAGCTCCTGCTGGATCTCTTCGGCACTGTAGCTGCGATCCCCCATCAGCGGGATGGTCAGAATATCGTCCAGGCTGGCCAGTTCACGGTATGCCAGCTCTTCCTGGCGTTGCGCCACGTTGACCTGGTGATAGTGGGTGGCATGCAGGGTGGCAGCGGTGGGTGAGGGGACCCAGGCGGTGTTGGCGCCAGCCAGGGGATGGGCAATCTTGGCTTCCAGCATATTGGCCATCTGGTCGGGGATCGGCCACATGCCCTTGCCGATCTGGGCGCGACCCTTCAAACCGCAGCGCAGGCCGATATCCACGTTCCAGTCTTCATAGGCCTTGATCCAGGGCAGCTGTTTCATCTCTTCCTTGCGGGCTACCGGGCCGGCCTCCATGCTGGTATGAATCTCGTCACCGGTGCGATCCAGGAAACCGGTGTTGATAAACACCACCCGCTCCCGGGCCGCCTGGATACAGGCCTTCAGGTTCACCGTGGTGCGGCGCTCCTCGTCCATGATGCCCACCTTGATGGTGTTGCGCTCCAGACCCAGCGCCTCCTCGATACGGCTGAACAGCTCGCAGGTGAAGGCGACCTCTTCCG
Proteins encoded in this region:
- a CDS encoding beta-class carbonic anhydrase, which encodes MSNIVKEVLSANSSYAAEFGDKGNLPMPPGRQFAILTCMDARLDPAKYAGLAEGDAHVIRNAGGRASDDAIRSLVISYKLLGTREWFVIHHTDCGMETFTNEIMGDLLSGSLKTATVDADGWHDSNAGGGTTDGKYINWLTISDQAQSVLEDVQRIRNSPMVPGDIPIYGYIYDCKTGKLVEVPEATAAGRAR